The Chloroflexus aggregans DSM 9485 genome segment GACCTGAGTGAAGGTGAAGAGGCCGGGATCAAGAGTGCAACCATCGAAATCCGTGGGCCATACGCCTACGGTTATGCCCGGGCCGAAGCCGGTGTTCACCGACTGATCCGGCTATCACCGTTCAACGCTGCTCATACGCGCCAAACCAGCTTTGCCCGTGTCGAGGTTATGCCCGAAGTGGATGACGCACCAGAGGTTGAGATTAAGCCGGAAGACCTACGTATTGATGTCTTTCGGAGTGGCGGTCATGGGGGGCAAGGCGTCAATACCACCGACTCGGCAGTACGGATCACCCACTTACCGACGGGCATTGTGGTGACCTGCCAAAATGAGCGTTCGCAGATTCAGAACCGCGAAACGGCGCTGCGGGTTTTGCGGGCGCGTCTCCTCGAACGCGAATTGCAGCGGCAGGCCGAAGAGCGTGCTCGTTTGCGCGGTGAATATCGTGAGGCGGCGTTTGGTAATCAGATGCGTACCTACTATCTGCACCCGTCAACGCTCGTTAAAGATCATCGCACCGATTACGAAACGAGCAATGTGCAGGCCGTACTCGATGGTGAGATCGATCCGTTTATTGAAGCGTTCTTACGTGCAAATGTACGGGAGTCATGATGGAGATCAAGTATACGCCGTGGCGCATGCGCTACATCAAGCGGGGTGATACTGCTGATGAGGGGTGTGTCTTTTGTGCGATGGCCGCTGCCGATGGTCGTGATGATGCCGAGCGATTAGTGCTTTATCGAGGGCGGCAGTGTTTTGTGGTGATGAACCTCTACCCCTACAACACCGCGCATCTGATGGTTGTGCCGTATATGCATGTCGCCGATCTTACGACACTTGATAGTACAACGGCGAACGAACTCTTTTGGCTCACTCAGCGGAGTGTTGCGATCATTCAGGCCGAATACGCCCCGCATGGGTTCAACCTCGGTATGAATCTTGGTCGGGTCGCCGGGGCCGGAATTGCCGATCACTTGCACATGCACATTGTGCCGCGTTGGAGTGGCGATACCAATTTTATGCCGGTGATTGGTGATACCAAGCTGATCCCCGAGGCGTTGAACGAGACGTATGACCGGTTACGACCACACTTTGCCGCTCTCAGCTTAGCGTCCGATCAATAATGTCGATGAGATGCTGAACCTCGAACGGTTTTTGAAGGATGACGGCACCTTCGGCTTCAAGGTCGGCAAACCACGGTTTGCGGCTCAGAGCAGTCATCAGGATGATCGGGATACCGTCGTCTTGGAGGCGTTCTTTGATGCGTTGAAACGTCTCGACCCCATCCATATTGGGCATCATAATATCACTCAACACCAGGCTCGGTGAGCATTGGTTGAGCAGGCGGAGGCCTTCTATACCGTCACGAGCAAGGATGACGTCGTAGCCGGCGTTGCGCAAGGCAATCGACAAGATGCTTTGGAGGTTGAGGTCATCGTCAATGATAAAAATGGTACCTTTGCTTGCTGCCATATGCGTTCCTGTATATCCTGCTGTAGTTGGGTACTTGGAAGTCGAGTGAACACGTCGGTGTAGCGTTGAGCGCCATTATACCAGAGAGTGACAAGATACGTGGTAATCTTAGTGTGACAACAAGGAGCGATTGTCATGAGTCGTCCGGTGCCGGCAGTACTGGCCGAATATCCGTTTCATTACCCAATCGAGGTGCGGTTTCGCGATCTCGATGCGCTCGGCCATGTGAACAATGCCGTCTACGCAACCTACTGTGAGTCGGCGCGGATTGCCTATTATCAGCGGTTAGTTGGTGGTTCGCTCGATCGATTAGGTATTATTTTGGCCGAGCAGACGATCCGCTACAAAGCGCCGGCCCATTTCGGTGATGAGCTGCTGGTCGGTGTGCGGGTGGGTCGGATCGGCAGTAAGAGTTTTACGATGGAGTATGCGATTGCCCGTCTTGGCGATGGCGCGCTAATTGCGACGGCACTGTCGGTGTTGGTAGCTTACGATTATGCCGCCGGACGGAGTGTGCCGGTGAGTGATGAATTCCGGGCACGGGTTATCGAGGTACAAGGTGGGTTGCCTGAATCGTTGTCATAGGGGCATCCTGCCGAGGAGGGTACATGGCGGTGTGCCCTACGACGGGGGGCGCTTTGCACCCTCTGCTTCGTTGCGTGTGTATGCGCGAGCCGCACCGGTGGGGCGGTTGGGCGAGCCGCACCGGTGGGGGGTGGGCGAGCCGCACCGGTGGGGCGGTTGGGCGAGCCGCACCGGTGGGGGGTGGGCGAGCCGCACCGGTGGGGCGGTTGGGCGAGCCGCACCGGTGGGGGGTGGGCGAGCCGCACCGGTGGGGGGTGGGTGAGCCGCACCGGTGGGGGGTGGGCGAGCCGCACCGGTGGGGGGTGGGTGAGCCGCACCGGTGGGGGGTGGGTGAGCCGCACCGGTGGGGGGTGGGTGAGCCGCACCGGTGGGGGGTGGGTGAGCCGCACTGCCGTGCGGCTTTACTTTGTGTTATTGGATCAATTCGTGATAGAGCTTCACCACCGGATCGTCGCGTTTGCGGCGAGGGTTGATCCCGGTGACGGTCAGGTAGCGTTGATAGGCACGTTGCATCTCGATCGGTAGGCCAAGCCGGTGGTTTGCCCGCAACAGCCAACTGACGACGGACGCAGCCCTTGGCTCCAGGGTGAGAATGCGCTGACAGTATTGAATGCACTGTTGGTCATTGCCGTTGGCAAATGCATCTGCGGCTAATCGCTCGCCGGCAATGACGGTCTTACTCAAGAGGTTCGCTGCCCGTTCGGCAGCCCACCGCTGCGCACCGGCAACCCCTTCCATATACGGACCATCGTACAAGTCGAACACATATTGCAAAAAGGGAATGGCAGCGCTCAGGCCTTGTTCGGTGATGGTTTGCATTGCTAGCTCGAAGGTATGTTCAAGCAGATCGGCGTCGCTTCGGTAGAGGTCGGAGTTGAGCATACAGCGCTGCCGGTCGGTAATGAGGAGTTGGTTGGCAAGCGTTTCACCGCCAACCTGCTGGAGCACTTGGCGTAATGCAGTAAGGGTACGGGCAAGGCTGCTGGCGCTGGCTTCGCTATCCCACACTGCCGATGCAATTTCGCGACGGGAAGCACCACGGGCGCCCCAGTGGACGAGGTAGGCGAAGATGCCTTGCACTTTGCGTCCACCCGCACGCCCAGTTTCACTTTGACCCCATTCCTCAGCTTTGATCATCCGGCTATCGATGAACACTTGAAACTCGCCAAGACAGTGGACGTACACGCCACGGAAAGGGCGTAGTTCGATGCGCAGACCACTGATCTCGCTGATGTGGCGTAGCGCTATCTGTGCTTGTTCACTAAGCTCAGGATCGTCGAGCAGACGACGTAAGTACGTGAGGGCACGGTTGCCGTAATGGGTCAGGAGAATGGTCGTAGCTTGCCGACGAACCAGCGGGTCGGCATGGGTCAATAATGGCAGATAGAGCGTGACTGGATTCGACATACCGCTACTCTTCTACCCTATCATGACGCTCTTCAGGAGGAAGGCGACGTACAACACTGACAGACGGATCGATCCGTAGTTCGCCGTGTTCATCGAAGTCGACGATCAAGATTTCGCGGTCGCCGTTCACCAGGCTAAGACGGACTTTGCCTGCACCATATGGCATACAGATGATGCGTTCACCAGGGTGAAAGCGCGGTTCAAAGGTTGAATTACCGGAAGCCGGCGCCTCGCTACGGCGCGGTGTTTCCGTTTCGAGGCGTGAACGCCTTTGGCGCAGGCGGGCCAAGATGGCTTCAGCATCAGGTACGGTTGGCTCTTCGCTTGGCGCTGCGGGTGGTGTTTCCGGCTCAACCCGTGTTAGCGATTGTGGTTGGTGAGCATTGGAACGCGGTGGTACCCGGTCAGGTGGACGGCTGTGTCGGTTGCGGGTGTGGCCGGTAGCGCGATTTGGACGCAGTGGTTCAGCACGCACCGGTGGGTCGGGTGTGCGCGTCGGCGGGTCGGGCGTGTGCGTTGGCGGGTCAGATGCACGTGTCGGCGGGTTGGGCGCGTGTATCGGTGGGTCAGGCGTGCGCGTTGGCGGGTCAGATGCACGTGTTGGCGGGTCGGGCGTGTGCGTCGGCGGGTCGGATGCACGTGTTGGCGGGTCGGGCGTGCGCGTCGGCGGGTTAGTAGAGCGTGTTGGGGAAGATTGTGCCCATGGCGGGAGGGCAATGGTCATATCAACCTCGCCGCCCAACACGGCCAACAACCAATCCATATCGGCACGGGCAAGCGGCTCAAACAGCGGGTCAAGTCGTTGATCGAGGGCAATGTCGTAGGCGAGCGGCAATATCGTCTCTAACTGCTCGTAGAGCCATGCCGCAAGACCATTGCCATTCGGTTGGGCATCGATCAGATAAAGATAGTTATTGTCTGGATCGTAAGCCGGAACACAATCTTCCAAACGGGCTAACGTCTGCACTGCAATCGCTGCTGCACACGACCAACCGACTAACTGACCGGTCACATTCAGGGGACGATTGAGCTGAATCCAAACCGCCGGACTATACCATTGGGATGTGAACGGTTCCGATAATGTCCGTTCTTGCACGGTATTGCGACTATTGTACTCGCGGTAGGCGTAGGTTGTCTCTTCAATCATCACACGCCCCCAAGCCAGCCGTGGTCCATGACCACTCTGTTTACGTCGTAGCTCACGCTGACCCCATTCATTGTGGATGTGTACGCGACAGCGACGTAGGGGAACGGTACGCCGACCGCTGTCGGCAACAAGCTGTACGGTGGCCTGCTCTTCATCCCAAGCAATTACTCGCTGATCGCCGCGTAGTGGAGGGAGCGCAGCCCCGACAAACGCCCAGCGCCCCGCGATTGAAGGATCAGCAGTACCGATCGGTTGTCCTTGCTCATCAAGGAGAAAGAGTGGATCGGTACCGGCAGCGTGCAGATCGAGCGGGATGTAGGGGTCAATCTGCGTGCCCGGTAGCCAGAGCGGTGGCTGATGAGGGAGGCGTTGGAGATAGCGGCGTGCTTCCAGCCGTTCGACCGTCGGGGTGAGTTGCCATTGCTGTATTTCTTGCTGGCGCAGTGGTTGTTCGTTAGCGGCGCAGACCAAATGCAGTGCGGTCACGAATGAGTTGGTCGGCGCCGGTGGCCAGACAGGAGGCTGAAGCAAAGGCCACGTTGCCAGATCGGTCACTGCGAGTCGTTGCAGGGCCGGCTCGCTGATTCCACGTCCAAGGAGCAGGATCACCAGCATCGCTTCACTGCTCAAGGCAGCAGAAAGCTGTACGGTGCCGTTGTCAGCACCGGTGACGATCTGCACGTGGGCCGGTAACGGGGTGGTCCCAACACTCAGTGCATCCTTGGCAAATGCTCGCAGGGTACCGATCTCAAACCGGTTCGCAACCAGACGAACGTTTGCACCGGCAGTGACAAGAGCGTCGGCTAACCGCATAATCTCGCGTTGACGGTCGCCATCGCTCTGCCAGAGCGCGAGGGTCGTTGCCGGATGGGGCAAATCGGCGACTGGGGTGATTCGCCATTCTTGACCGCTGAGCAGTTGCAAAGCAGTTTCGGCGCCGCTCACCGGAGCCACCGAGCCGCCTAACAAAGGGGGGTGCGGGGCCAACCGTGTAGCGCGCAATAATGCCATACTAAGGTGGCCGGCAGCTATGCCATAGTACGTGTGCAGATCGGGAATGGCGATCATCCGAAGGCGTGACCAAAAATAACGCCAGGCGCGGTCGTGAAAGCGGAGGAGCGAGCTGTGTAGTTCTGGTAGCGTAGTGATGACGAGGCGGGAAGTCGGCGCTATCCGGCGGTTGGAGCCATTGGTAGCCGTGATGGCGATGGGCGGACGAAGAGAATGGGCTAGTGCCGTAGCTTCGCGCTCGTGGAGGAGTGCTTGATCGGGATCGGCGGCAATGAGCAGCGCTGTTGCCGATGGTTCGTGATGGAGTAGGTCAAGTACCAGCAGGTGCAGACTCGCGCGACTAAGCATGCCGGTGCCGGTGATCGCGAAAGCGGTTCCGCGGCGGAGGGCGGCGAGCGCAGTGGATTGGGCTTGAAAGAACGGTAAGCCGACTACATCTAACCATGCATCTTTCAGCGCCGGGGCGATCGTGAGATGGCTAATCCGCACACCGGCCCGGCCAGGCACGTGGTGCAGCGCGATCAGGGGCGATGGTTTTCGTCCAGATCGTTCGGCCAGCATCTGCAAGATTTCGATAAAGTCGCTCATCGCCACAAACTATATATGCGGTCCAATGGCTTGCCAACGATTGACCGAAGCGCAATGCCCTTCCGTCAACCTGTCAATATGGTGATTGTAGCATGCCTGTCGACCATCCATCAGCAGCGTGGTATACTCCTGTCGGTTCTGCCTGGTGAGGGATATTCTATGCGTTCACGATGGTTGCGAGTCAACGGCTATCAACTCCATTGGATCGAAGCGGGCCGCGGACCGGCAGTCGTATTGTTGCACGGGTTTGCCGGTTCGTGTGCCGATTGGGAACCAACCGTGCTGTGGTTGGCAGAACAAGGCTATCGCGCATTGGCCGTGGATGCACTGGGCTTTGGCCATTCCGAAAAACCGGTTCACGCGCCATATGGCCTGGCATTGCAGAGCGACCTATATGCGGCGTGGTTGACCGCACTCGGTATTGCACGGGCGGCGTTTGTTGCTCATTCGATGGGTGGCAAGTATGCGTTAGCAACGGCAATTCGTCATCCGGCACGGGTAGCGCGTTTGGTGTTAGTCGCTACCGATGGCTTTGTCAACCCGTCGCCATTGACGATTATCGGTGGTTGGCCGATGCTTGGCGAGGCGATCCTCTGGCTTTCGGCGCATCCGGCGGTGGTCCGCGCCTTTTTAGCCGCTGCGTTTCACAACCCTGAGCCATACGTGACGGCAGACCTGATCGAGCGTGGGCGGGCAGCGATTAGTGGAGCGGCCAATCGACGGGCATTGACTGCTCTTAGCCGACGTTATACGGCGACCGATCTTGGTCTAACCGGATTGCGCGCCCGCCTACACGAGATTCGGGTTCCCACCTTGCTGATTTGGGGAGCACACGATCGTATCTTTTCCTTACAGTATGCGACCACTGCTCATCGTGAACTTCCGTGTTCGCAACTGGTGGTGATACCGCATTGCGGTCACTTTCCGCATATCGAGGCGGTGCGTCCGTTTCGCGGTGTACTCAGTGGGTTTTTAGCTTCACTCTGAGGTACGATTTACGCACCGCCGTACCAACACGCGGGTAAGGTTATAGGTTGCTTCTCGGTATTATCACTATGAGCGGGTGGGGAAAGTCGCGGCGGAACGTTGTACCGTGCAAGCGATCACGACGCAGAAACGTAAACTCCATCGTCGGTGGAATAGCAATGTTGCCGAGCCGAACGATGTTGCGACAGTTGTTCGGGTGAATATGGACACAGGCGTGGCTTTGCAAAAGTTTGACAAAGGCTCGGCTGGCAGTGTGAAAAAACCACTTATTCCACAACTGATCGAGATGATGAAACTCGATAATCATAATCCGAAACCGCTGAAGAAGGTCCGGTGCAGTAGCTAAAAGCACTTCGTATTCAGACCCCTCAATATCCATTTGCAACAGAAGATCACCGGTCGCATCCGCCGGCAATTCTTGGGTCACCCAATCGGCCAGCGTAAGATACTGCCCATCGCTCATTGCACCGATAAACACCTTGCGAAAATGAAACGCCGGGTGATGGGTCGCCGGTCCTTCCACCGATGCATCGGCCATATATACTTGCATGCCACGCTCAGCACAGGCTAACTCAAACGCAGAGACGTTCCCGACACCGGGTGAAAAACAGGCCTGAATGCCCTGTAAGTCATCGGGAACGACGTACCCACCATCACCGCATGGCCCCAACCGGATCAAAGGGGTTGGTGGAGCTAATGGATGAAGTTGTTTGATCAGCGCTTGCACCCGTTCAGGTGGAGTGAGGTTGGTTGGAAACATGCAAAACGGTGCGCAAAGCTGAATCAGTTGCTGTAAGACAGTACGTTTGAACGTCATTGCCCTATCTGCATACAATCGGTGATAGCTTGATTGTAGCAAGGCGGCTATCATATCGTCAATTTACAACATCGTTATCAATGTACTTCAACTCTTGACAAAAGATTCAGAATAATAACACCTATAATGATAAATCCGATGCCTACCATTGCCCATATATCGGGTTGTTGACGGTAGAGAACCCACGCAATGGCCGTAATGAGGATAATCCCAATTCCCGACCAGATCGCGTAGGCGATACCGACCGGAATAGCTTCTAAGGCAAGCGACATCGCAAAAAATGAAATGGCATACCCTACTACGACCATAATCGAGGGCCATAAACGAGTGAAACCGGCACTGGCCTTCAGCGCCGATGTTGCCATCACCTCAAATAAGATAGCAATAAGTAGATAGATCCAGTACTTCATCATTGTCTCCTTGAGGTATCAATAGTAGAAATACAAAAAAGAACATAGCAGCCCACTGAAAGCGCATTCGCTTCAGGCCCCTAGGTGTAGATCGAGGAGGCAGAAGTCGGTATCGGTTTGAGTCGCGCTTAATCAGGTGC includes the following:
- a CDS encoding acyl-CoA thioesterase, producing the protein MSRPVPAVLAEYPFHYPIEVRFRDLDALGHVNNAVYATYCESARIAYYQRLVGGSLDRLGIILAEQTIRYKAPAHFGDELLVGVRVGRIGSKSFTMEYAIARLGDGALIATALSVLVAYDYAAGRSVPVSDEFRARVIEVQGGLPESLS
- a CDS encoding alpha/beta fold hydrolase; this encodes MRSRWLRVNGYQLHWIEAGRGPAVVLLHGFAGSCADWEPTVLWLAEQGYRALAVDALGFGHSEKPVHAPYGLALQSDLYAAWLTALGIARAAFVAHSMGGKYALATAIRHPARVARLVLVATDGFVNPSPLTIIGGWPMLGEAILWLSAHPAVVRAFLAAAFHNPEPYVTADLIERGRAAISGAANRRALTALSRRYTATDLGLTGLRARLHEIRVPTLLIWGAHDRIFSLQYATTAHRELPCSQLVVIPHCGHFPHIEAVRPFRGVLSGFLASL
- a CDS encoding response regulator, which gives rise to MAASKGTIFIIDDDLNLQSILSIALRNAGYDVILARDGIEGLRLLNQCSPSLVLSDIMMPNMDGVETFQRIKERLQDDGIPIILMTALSRKPWFADLEAEGAVILQKPFEVQHLIDIIDRTLS
- a CDS encoding FkbM family methyltransferase — protein: MTFKRTVLQQLIQLCAPFCMFPTNLTPPERVQALIKQLHPLAPPTPLIRLGPCGDGGYVVPDDLQGIQACFSPGVGNVSAFELACAERGMQVYMADASVEGPATHHPAFHFRKVFIGAMSDGQYLTLADWVTQELPADATGDLLLQMDIEGSEYEVLLATAPDLLQRFRIMIIEFHHLDQLWNKWFFHTASRAFVKLLQSHACVHIHPNNCRNIVRLGNIAIPPTMEFTFLRRDRLHGTTFRRDFPHPLIVIIPRSNL
- a CDS encoding HIT family protein codes for the protein MMEIKYTPWRMRYIKRGDTADEGCVFCAMAAADGRDDAERLVLYRGRQCFVVMNLYPYNTAHLMVVPYMHVADLTTLDSTTANELFWLTQRSVAIIQAEYAPHGFNLGMNLGRVAGAGIADHLHMHIVPRWSGDTNFMPVIGDTKLIPEALNETYDRLRPHFAALSLASDQ
- a CDS encoding AfsR/SARP family transcriptional regulator; this translates as MSNPVTLYLPLLTHADPLVRRQATTILLTHYGNRALTYLRRLLDDPELSEQAQIALRHISEISGLRIELRPFRGVYVHCLGEFQVFIDSRMIKAEEWGQSETGRAGGRKVQGIFAYLVHWGARGASRREIASAVWDSEASASSLARTLTALRQVLQQVGGETLANQLLITDRQRCMLNSDLYRSDADLLEHTFELAMQTITEQGLSAAIPFLQYVFDLYDGPYMEGVAGAQRWAAERAANLLSKTVIAGERLAADAFANGNDQQCIQYCQRILTLEPRAASVVSWLLRANHRLGLPIEMQRAYQRYLTVTGINPRRKRDDPVVKLYHELIQ
- the prfB gene encoding peptide chain release factor 2 (programmed frameshift), which translates into the protein MLAELHEELETIRERFANLRGHLDLAAKQAEIEQLEVRASDPELWNTPRVAQELMQRLTRLKEEVALWNDLDHRMTSLAELIELAEQEGDESLAADLAAELRAVQREVAQRELEILLSGPYDDRDAFLSIQAGMGGTDAQDWAAMLLRMYTRWAERRGYTVNLIDLSEGEEAGIKSATIEIRGPYAYGYARAEAGVHRLIRLSPFNAAHTRQTSFARVEVMPEVDDAPEVEIKPEDLRIDVFRSGGHGGQGVNTTDSAVRITHLPTGIVVTCQNERSQIQNRETALRVLRARLLERELQRQAEERARLRGEYREAAFGNQMRTYYLHPSTLVKDHRTDYETSNVQAVLDGEIDPFIEAFLRANVRES
- a CDS encoding DMT family transporter; protein product: MKYWIYLLIAILFEVMATSALKASAGFTRLWPSIMVVVGYAISFFAMSLALEAIPVGIAYAIWSGIGIILITAIAWVLYRQQPDIWAMVGIGFIIIGVIILNLLSRVEVH